One genomic region from Uloborus diversus isolate 005 chromosome 2, Udiv.v.3.1, whole genome shotgun sequence encodes:
- the LOC129216547 gene encoding uncharacterized protein LOC129216547, whose protein sequence is MGEKDCAIEKRTCYQCEVRDLSLCTDEYLQECPDNQAYDSCLTRISKTKDDGVWIHKSCALGPCSLRDQSQTTGLGLDHCDRSQAEYDCITCCKEDGCNTGGADICRLHVAVLIGIFFIKTVFDRQIRI, encoded by the exons ATGGGAGAAAAAG aTTGTGCTATAGAAAAACGAACATGTTACCAGTGTGAAGTTAGAGATTTGTCACTCTGCACAGATGAATATTTACAAGAGTGTCCAGACAACCAGGCATATGACAGCTGTCTTACCAGGATATCGAAAACTA AAGACGATGGCGTCTGGATCCACAAAAGTTGTGCTCTTGGACCTTGCTCTTTGAGGGACCAGTCACAAACAACGGGATTGGGTCTGGACCACTGTGATAGAAGTCAAGCTGAGTACGACTGCATTACTTGCTGTAAGGAAGACGGATGTAATACCGGAGGAGCAGATATCTGTCGTTTACATGTTGCAGTTcttattggaatattttttatcaaaaccgTTTTTGATAGGCAAATTAGAATCTAA